In Cheilinus undulatus linkage group 3, ASM1832078v1, whole genome shotgun sequence, the genomic window TTCCTCTGCCTTTAGCTCTGAGTAGCTCTAGTATAGCGCACCTGCACTCTAGCCAATCTCTCATTAAAGGGGCCATGCTAACTAGCACTTCTTGTGATAAGTATAATCTAACCACCAAACAAACGCTTTATAACCCTACTTCAACAATGCAGCTATATCACCTCCTGTAAGGAGGTTTTAGTTTGTGCTAATCTTGGCGCCTTtcctaactgcatgtaaacatgctgaatgttgccacttttattcctgCCATTGCTTTTCTTTCAACAGCAAGTCAAATAGTGAGCTGTAGCAAACAAATGTCAATATTTTATCTATAAAGTGTGCAGTGTCTCACCTCTAGCAACTCATCTGAGCTCTTTTTGTGTAGACTGCTCCTCAGGTCAAGGCTGCTGGGTGGAGGCAGAGTGCTCTGACCTTTGCTTGACCAACCAGAGAGACAGTGCTGGAGCACAAAgagaaataaatacattttctattaaaacaaagaagtttttatttcaatatatAACAATGAAGTGAGTGAAGTTTCAGTCACTGATTTTCTCATAGTGGAACTCACAGATGGTAATCCTAGTCGGTCAGAAGGGTCAAAACTGCTGCGCCGATGAGCTTTGTATTTGTAAGGTGGCAAGATTGTTGAGCGAGGGATGCTGACCCTTAGAAAAGAAGAAGTcaagtcaattttatttatgtagcacATTTAAATCAAGCAGGGCTGACCAAAGTGCCTAACACAATAAAAGGCAAGACATGAAACAAGAATACATCATCATAAAATAGTATTAAAATAGTATAATCAATTAAAATAGAACATCATCGAATTATAGTAAAAGTAGCTGTAAAATCTATCAAATCTGTTGTGATAAAAATTgtaatgttaaaatgaaagccAAAGAGAAGAGATGCATTTTCAACAaagatttaaaactttaaggAGTCGGGCAGTTCTTATACAAAGGGGCAGGCTGTCCCACAGGTTCAGGGCAGCTACTGCAAAAGCCTAACCACCCCAGGTTCTGAGCCTGTCTTAGATCCAGAAGCAGCTGGTTGGCAGACCTCAGTGCTCTGGCTGGAGCATGAATCTGAATCAGTTCACATAAATAAGGTGGTGCCAAACCATGAAGAACAGGAAGGCAATGGAGGGACAGCAACACTGGGGTAATGTGGTCCCTCTTTTCTGTGCCTGTTAGGAGTCAGCAGCTGCATTTTGAACCAGCAGCAAGCGCCGGGTGGTTGAATAGCCTAAACTCATATACAAACAACTGCAgtttagtcaggaacactcgtaatacattttactgcaaaatacagtagatatacagttttatttggtggaggaggctacgctcaaaagatgctccccaGTTTAGTCAAGCAGGATGCTTTGACTTGCCAGGAAGTGCAtatggatgaatggatacatttatgaagatgcatactgaatacaataaaatgagttcaaaagcaactaatccatagtagcatgaatctcaatatgagggtgcaacaggtTGTatgctatagaggaggaggctggggtggaggaggttaagctttgccagcagcagcagtgtggttaatcaacattaatgcaagttgataattaggatcagctggccaccAGTTGATctcagctgggcgtatgactaccatgccctgcatgaactaacacgaACTTCATTAGTCAAGATGTTATAAATGCATGTATCTCCCTTTCTGGGTAGTCAAATAATGGCTGCAGTGTACCTCTACTCTTAAAACCCAGAGATATGTAGATTTCTACATCATCAACAAAGCAGAACTACTgaacataataaaaaatgtctgtagcctagtgtggctcttttgttcATCACTAgtcataaaatgcatttttattaccTGATGAGAGCTGGTTCAGCAGTAGTGTGTGGGTGAGAGGACTTGTGCTTTTTGCACACTGGGCAGCTCTCCTGATAGTGAAGAGGCACCGGGAACAGCCTGCTGTTGATCCTGTAGAAGAACATGCCTGGACAAAAAGCAAGCAAGCAGACATCAGAGTTACTTCAACTGTCATagaaaagataaaatacaaGTAGTCTGTTAAATTAAGTGACCCCTCTTACACTGATGAGTGTCTACATTAGCCTCTGGGTCATCCCTGTCTGTTAGTGGTGGCAGGACTGATTGACTATCATCAGTAAACCTGTGAGAAGAGACCCATAATCAATCACCAAAGAATCTAAGATGCATACTCAGTCTGAAGTGCAATCAGCTGTGCAGCACTTACTCCGTTTGTGGGCTGTGGACACACTCGTCTCTATTAAGCAATCGAAACACGTGCAGGTCATTGAAGAACTCGTCAGAGCGCTCAATCAAGGAGTCTTCAGCATCCAGGACTCCTTTGAGCGTGCAAACATCACATGTTAGAGCTTCAAGAGATGACTGTGTGtataaccaaagaaaaaaaaaaggaaacaaacaataaacataCCTGCTATCCAGTCATAGCCCAGTAAAGGCTGCAAATGATGCCTGTCTGAAACAGATATCTCTTCACATTCATCTGACTGAGATATGACCTGATTCTGCTCCTCCCTCTGTAAACAAACAGTGCAGAATATTAGTGATAACTTGAATCATTTCCCTTAAATGTTCCCTGATAAGCTGATTAGTCAAGGATGGAAAATCATAGCTGTCATCCCTCTTCATTACAGGCAGTGGTCTACTCACCCCTACCCATCTCTGActtaaaagacagaaatgtaGTTGTCTCTCATTCAGTAAAAATCTGGTCTCAGATAAGAAAACATTTTGGTTGGGAGAAAGGCTCCGTGTTGACTCTGCTGATAAATAATCATACACTCAGGCCATCTTTCACTGACCCAACATTTATCCAATGGTACCATAAAGGAATACGTTCCATAAAAGATTTATATATTAGTAagatttttcccacattccaCAGTTGCAGGAGAAATTTCATTCACGGCATAGAgactttttcaaatatttacaagTCCGTAGCTTTGTTAAGAGAACATTTCCGTCCTTTCCTTGTCAGCCCCCTGAATCCATCATGGAAACAGTACTCCAGTCTGCCCCATTAAAAACAGGATCTATATCCAAGATACATGACACTGTTTCAAATAGACTGTACAGCCGCACTGGATCATCTAAGAGAAGACTGGCGGGAGGATCTAGGAGTGGAAATCTTGGACAACCAATGGTCAAAGGCCCAGGACAACGTGCACTCCTTATCTGTATGCATAAGACTAGGACTTCTG contains:
- the LOC121504210 gene encoding migration and invasion-inhibitory protein, with product MASLDRLGALRERNKDLINQLKQQREKLQQLCGCGQSRKREREDGAEEDREPAEVLTLIGDDGGPARAALSKPTVRFADECERQTGIHHNRSTPSLTSNHSSGRTEHTSASDQFEDSDGYPQVHNRLQDSQTARIKSCLASKSKEQREEQNQVISQSDECEEISVSDRHHLQPLLGYDWIAGVLDAEDSLIERSDEFFNDLHVFRLLNRDECVHSPQTEFTDDSQSVLPPLTDRDDPEANVDTHQCMFFYRINSRLFPVPLHYQESCPVCKKHKSSHPHTTAEPALIRVSIPRSTILPPYKYKAHRRSSFDPSDRLGLPSHCLSGWSSKGQSTLPPPSSLDLRSSLHKKSSDELLEDLSAPMKSSNQLNDQISDVSRLARHKFQHFSPKRKLGSTSYLLH